A genomic window from Mesorhizobium sp. CAU 1732 includes:
- a CDS encoding M81 family metallopeptidase, translating to MAARVLIAEFMHETNTFSVQKTDRTSFETCSLCLENEINAAFQGTHTFMGAGYEAAERFGWTIAAPLVAGANPAGRVTDACFEEFAAILLAAAGEVDGILLHLHGAMSTQSHDDGEGELLARIRAAVGSAIPVVVVLDLHATVTQRMADNSSALISYRTYPHIDQYERGHQAAALLDRTLRGAVRPKVAIARRPILYAMDGGRTTSKPMVELLKRADALEASGEALVVSIQAGFSSADIHDIGPSIAVTAEDETRAQAIAEELMDYVWQERHWSTISFTPLDEAIAEAVLPSPDGRPLVISDYSDNPGSGAYGDATTLLRAILAAKLTNVGFYAICDPEAALQAQEAGVGNMVRLKLGGKVDPTIGGAPLEVTAEVVTLSNGRFIAYGPMGGGAWRNHGLSALLRVDGVEIVVITNNGQATDLAQFTSLGVDPQRKSTLVVKSMQHFRAAFEPIARKVIEVDTGALSTKNFLVRPYKNIRRPIWPLDDI from the coding sequence ATGGCTGCACGCGTATTGATTGCCGAGTTCATGCACGAAACGAATACGTTCAGCGTTCAGAAGACGGACCGAACCAGTTTTGAGACGTGCTCTCTTTGTCTTGAGAATGAAATCAACGCCGCCTTCCAGGGCACCCATACTTTCATGGGCGCCGGCTACGAGGCAGCCGAACGGTTCGGCTGGACGATCGCTGCGCCTCTCGTCGCCGGAGCCAATCCGGCGGGGCGGGTCACGGACGCATGCTTCGAGGAGTTCGCGGCGATCCTTCTTGCGGCGGCCGGTGAGGTGGACGGCATCCTGCTGCATCTTCATGGTGCCATGTCCACGCAGAGCCATGACGATGGCGAGGGCGAACTGCTCGCGCGCATCCGGGCGGCTGTCGGGTCGGCGATTCCCGTTGTCGTGGTGCTCGATCTCCACGCCACCGTGACGCAGCGCATGGCCGACAATTCCAGCGCCCTGATCTCCTATCGCACCTACCCGCATATCGACCAGTATGAGCGCGGGCATCAGGCGGCGGCGCTGCTGGACCGCACTTTGCGGGGCGCGGTCCGACCCAAGGTCGCCATAGCCCGTCGCCCCATCCTCTACGCCATGGATGGCGGACGCACGACGTCGAAGCCGATGGTGGAGCTGCTGAAACGAGCAGACGCGCTTGAGGCGTCCGGCGAGGCGCTCGTCGTCAGTATCCAGGCCGGCTTCTCGTCGGCCGACATCCATGACATCGGCCCTTCCATCGCCGTCACCGCCGAAGATGAAACCAGGGCGCAGGCGATCGCGGAAGAGCTGATGGACTATGTCTGGCAGGAACGCCATTGGTCCACGATCTCCTTCACGCCGCTGGACGAGGCGATCGCCGAGGCGGTCTTGCCGTCACCCGACGGCAGGCCGCTCGTCATTTCGGACTATTCCGACAATCCCGGCTCAGGCGCCTATGGCGACGCAACGACCCTGCTCCGCGCGATCCTTGCAGCCAAGCTCACCAATGTCGGCTTCTACGCCATCTGCGATCCCGAAGCGGCCTTGCAGGCGCAGGAAGCCGGGGTGGGCAACATGGTGCGCCTGAAACTGGGCGGCAAGGTCGATCCCACCATCGGCGGTGCACCTCTGGAGGTCACGGCGGAAGTCGTCACCCTCTCAAACGGCCGTTTCATCGCCTACGGCCCCATGGGCGGCGGGGCATGGCGCAACCACGGCCTCTCCGCGCTCCTGCGGGTCGACGGTGTCGAGATCGTGGTGATCACGAACAACGGCCAGGCAACGGATCTGGCGCAATTCACGTCCCTCGGCGTGGATCCGCAGCGCAAATCCACGCTGGTCGTCAAGTCGATGCAGCATTTCCGAGCCGCCTTCGAACCGATCGCCCGCAAGGTGATCGAGGTCGATACGGGCGCGCTTTCGACCAAGAACTTCCTTGTCCGGCCCTACAAAAACATACGTCGGCCAATCTGGCCGCTGGATGACATTTGA
- a CDS encoding aldo/keto reductase, producing MIPDRLRLAPGLEISRVLTGLWQVADIEKDGGPLDVERAADHLEAYVTDGFTTFDMADHYGSAELIAGAVLKRHTGSQRPLAFTKWCPEPGPMTPDVVRRGVQDRLDRLGVAKIDLLQFHWWTFEHPAWLDALHEMTKLRAEGLIGEIGLTNFDAAHLAVALAEGIPIVSNQVSFSLIDRRAAGALSDLCARTGVRLFAYGTLCGGFLSSRWLGQPEPAEIGDWSGMKYRRFIEAAGGWDAYQAILRAASAIADRHGVSVSNVATRWVLDHASVAGVIIGARLGENEHRADNARLFSFALDAQDHALLEGAFAGTRPISGDCGDEYRRAPFLTASGDLSHHLDSIPSVYAAEPLAGKPGRMRVSSGSVWEPLAGYSRAVRTGDRILVSGTTATHGADRVVAPGDAGAQATYCLDKIAASIRALGGTMDDVVRTRVYLADVQDWEAVSRAHGRFFGDVRPANTLLAVDALIGDYKVEIEAEAVVGEG from the coding sequence ATGATTCCCGACCGTCTTCGCCTCGCGCCAGGCCTTGAAATCTCGCGCGTCCTCACCGGGCTGTGGCAGGTTGCCGACATCGAGAAGGACGGTGGTCCGCTGGATGTCGAACGGGCGGCGGACCATCTCGAAGCCTATGTCACCGACGGCTTCACGACCTTCGACATGGCCGATCATTATGGCAGCGCGGAGCTGATCGCCGGCGCGGTTCTGAAGCGGCATACCGGTTCGCAGCGTCCACTCGCCTTTACCAAATGGTGCCCCGAGCCGGGTCCCATGACACCGGACGTCGTGCGCCGCGGCGTGCAGGACAGGCTCGACCGGCTTGGCGTGGCGAAGATCGACCTCCTTCAGTTCCACTGGTGGACGTTCGAGCATCCCGCCTGGCTCGACGCGCTGCACGAGATGACGAAGCTGCGCGCGGAAGGGCTGATCGGCGAGATCGGGCTCACGAATTTCGATGCCGCCCATCTCGCTGTCGCGCTTGCCGAGGGCATTCCGATCGTCTCCAACCAGGTGTCGTTCTCGCTGATCGACCGGCGCGCGGCCGGCGCGCTGTCGGATTTGTGCGCGCGCACCGGCGTCAGGCTCTTCGCCTACGGTACCCTGTGCGGCGGCTTCCTGTCGTCACGCTGGCTCGGCCAGCCTGAACCGGCCGAAATCGGCGACTGGTCCGGGATGAAATATCGTCGCTTCATCGAGGCGGCCGGCGGGTGGGACGCGTATCAGGCCATTTTGCGCGCCGCGTCCGCGATCGCCGACAGGCACGGCGTCTCGGTATCCAACGTCGCCACGCGCTGGGTGCTGGATCATGCCAGCGTCGCAGGCGTGATCATCGGGGCGCGGCTGGGCGAGAACGAGCATCGCGCCGACAATGCGCGGCTGTTTTCCTTCGCGCTCGATGCGCAGGACCACGCGCTGCTAGAGGGTGCATTTGCGGGCACTCGCCCGATCTCCGGCGATTGCGGCGACGAGTATCGCCGGGCGCCGTTTCTCACCGCATCGGGCGACCTGTCGCATCACCTCGACAGCATTCCGAGCGTCTATGCGGCCGAACCCCTCGCGGGCAAGCCCGGCCGTATGCGTGTGTCCTCAGGCAGTGTCTGGGAGCCGCTTGCCGGCTATTCGCGCGCGGTGAGGACCGGCGATCGCATTCTGGTGTCGGGAACGACCGCGACCCATGGCGCCGACCGGGTGGTGGCGCCGGGCGATGCGGGCGCGCAGGCAACCTATTGCCTCGACAAGATCGCGGCATCGATCCGCGCGCTCGGCGGCACGATGGACGATGTCGTGCGCACGCGCGTCTATCTTGCCGACGTGCAGGACTGGGAGGCCGTCTCCCGCGCCCATGGCCGCTTCTTCGGCGATGTCCGTCCCGCCAATACGCTGCTGGCCGTCGACGCGCTCATCGGCGACTACAAGGTCGAGATCGAAGCCGAGGCAGTGGTCGGCGAAGGCTGA